In Struthio camelus isolate bStrCam1 chromosome 4, bStrCam1.hap1, whole genome shotgun sequence, a genomic segment contains:
- the HAUS3 gene encoding HAUS augmin-like complex subunit 3, with translation MSCGNQFVETLKKIGYPKAEELNGEDFDWLFESVEDKSFLEWFCGNVNEQHVVSEKELQDFNNLIESGKPILEGSALDEVLKTCKSLDSKNNSQGEEEEEEELKKLENEFQTLQKMKNLNVHRCNKLQMMSSTNSQMLQALKGKEEEALKAVKEGLGVLTAENNKLNNELLSLIDGVKKLASFFTASDSEQGLGPHPVFFSQLSLDKYLSQEEQSTAALTSYTKKHFFQGMSELVESSHEENFQLGDISKQVTCDETNEVCEESHEMARLQTAYICAQHQLIQMKAKEESMNSAIQCAENMLHSLKTKGIEKQNLETRISSLNDEISTIKKHIAQINNEDLPSLLKENARLLNVPVVKGDFDRQIARQDYYASRQDEICHHLIRQKASFELIELAYEIELRKHKDIRCQLENLVEYLKRSSNELEQRLQIMSELAQRARPRNTIDSKDDFSRGLYQLLEGENKKQQLFKTYESLEQMAQKLKQDCATVQDQLAASSQEQSLFLSKLDSDIDTLCDTLYCGGNQILLSSQELTEQFHQMDVHLNELNQLIMDLLADVKAKRNFLESNKLHQMERNLYVYFFKDEDHLKEMVEKLEQQSKAKTSDVEDESLAASEVLDI, from the exons atgaGCTGTGGAAATCAGTTTGTGGAAACTCTTAAGAAAATTGGGTATCCAAAAGCTGAGGAGCTTAATGGAGAAGATTTTGACTGGCTGTTTGAGTCTGTGGAAGATAAATCGTTTCTGGAGTGGTTTTGTGGAAATGTAAATGAGCAGCATGTGGTATCTGAAAAAGAACTGCAGGATTTTAATAATCTTATTGAATCTGGAAAGCCCATTTTGGAAGGAAGTGCACTGGATGAAGTCCTTAAAACCTGTAAGTCTTTGGATTCGAAGAACAATAGtcagggggaggaagaagaagaggaagaacttaAGAAATTAGAGAATGAATTTCAAACCCTTCAGAAGATGAAAAATCTTAACGTTCATCGATGTAATAAGCTTCAAATGATGTCTTCCACAAACAGCCAGATGTTACAGGCATTAAAGGGCAAAGAGGAGGAGGCACTTAAAGCTGTGAAAGAAGGCCTGGGAGTGCttactgcagaaaataataaGCTTAATAATGAACTGCTGTCCCTTATTGATGGAGTTAAGAAACTGGCCTCTTTCTTCACTGCTTCAGATTCAGAACAAGGATTAGGTCCACATCCagtgtttttttcccagctttcttTGGACAAGTATTTGTCTCAGGAAGAACAAAGCACTGCAGCCCTTACTTCAtacacaaaaaaacatttttttcaaggtATGTCTGAATTAGTTGAAAGTTCACATGAAGAAAACTTTCAGCTTGGCGATATAAGCAAACAAGTGACTTGTGATGAAACTAATGAAGTTTGTGAAGAAAGTCATGAGATGGCTAGGCTGCAAACAGCATATATTTGTGCTCAGCATCAGCTGATTCAAATGAAAGCTAAAGAAGAGAGTATGAATTCAGCTATACAATGTGCAGAGAACATGCTGCATTCCTTAAAGACCAAG GgaattgaaaaacaaaacctcGAGACAAGAATATCTAGTTTAAATGATGAAATTTCAACAATTAAAAAACATATTGCTCAGATAAACAATGAAGATCTGCCTTCCCTTTTGAAAGAGAATGCTCGACTGTTAAATGTGCCCGTGGTGAAAGGAGACTTTGATCGTCAGATTGCTCGGCAGGACTACTACGCTTCAAGACAAGATGAAATATGCCACCATTTGATAAGACAGAAAGCATCATTTGAACTTATTGAGCTAGCTTATGAAATTGAATTGAGGAAACATAAAGACATCCGTTGTCAACTTGAAAATTTGGTAGAGTATCTGAAACGGAGCAGCAATGAGTTGGAACAGAGACTGCAGATAATGTCTGAGCTAGCTCAACGTGCAAGGCCAAGGAACACTATTGATTCAAAGGATGATTTTTCTCGTGG ACTATACCAGCTTctggaaggagaaaataagaaacaacagTTGTTTAAAACATACGAAAGCCTTGAGCAGATGGCTCAGAAGTTAAAGCAGGACTGTGCTACAGTACAAGATCAGCTAGCAGCGTCTTCCCAAGAACAGTCTCTCTTTTTGTCCAAGTTAGACAGTGATATAGATACCCTTTGTGATACTCTGTATTGTGGAGGAAATCAAATATTACTTAGTAGTCAG GAACTTACTGAGCAGTTTCATCAAATGGACGTTCACTTAAATGAATTAAATCAGCTCATTATGGATCTTCTTGCTGATGTAAAGGCAAAGAGAAACTTTTTAGAATCTAATAAGCTGCATCAGATGGAAAGAAActtgtatgtgtattttttcaaAGATGAAGACCACTTGAAAGAGATGGTGGAGAAGCTTGAGCAGCAGTCTAAGGCTAAAACCAGTGATGTAGAAGATGAAAGTCTTGCTGCCAGTGAAGTTCTTGATATTTAA